The following coding sequences are from one Devosia yakushimensis window:
- the rpoB gene encoding DNA-directed RNA polymerase subunit beta codes for MATTFNGRRKVRKSFGSIREVTEMPNLIEVQKASYDQFLLVDEPKGGRPDEGLQSVFRSVFPITDFSNTASLEFVKYEFEQPKYDIDECRARDITFAAPLKVTLRLIVFEVDEETGARSVKDIKEQDVYMGDMPFMTMNGTFIVNGTERVIVSQMHRSPGVFFDHDKGKTHSSGKLLFAGRIIPYRGSWLDIEFDAKDVVYARIDRRRKIPVTSLLKALGMDAEEILRTYYNTLQYEKTEKGWRVPYDAEKWKGAKPTHDLIDAKTGDVVHEGGKKLSARQAKKLAENGLTHLLAVDEDLYGMYVAEDLINMKTGEVYMEAGDELDEKSLAKLVELGFDELPILDIDHISIGAYIRNTLAVDKNESREDALFDIYRVMRPGEPPTVDTAEAMFQSLFFDSERYDLSAVGRVKMNMRLELDAPDTMRTLRKEDIVEVVRTLVDLRDGRGEIDDIDNLGNRRVRSVGELMENSYRLGLLRMERAIKERMSSVEIDTVMPQDLINAKPAAAAVREFFGSSQLSQFMDQTNPLSEITHKRRLSALGPGGLTRERAGFEVRDVHPTHYGRICPIETPEGPNIGLINSLSTFARVNKYGFIETPYRKIVDGVLTEDVVYLSAMEEAKHYVAQANVQFNKDGTLQDDLVVARHAGDNGLTPKENVDLMDVSPKQMVSVAASLIPFLENDDANRALMGSNMQRQAVPLLRAHAPFVGTGMEAVVARDSGAAIVAKRKGIVDQVDATRIVIRATEETDASKSGVDIYNLMKFQRSNQSTCINQRPLVVVGDHVNQGDIIADGPSTELGDLALGRNVLVAFMPWNGYNFEDSILLSEKIAMQDVFTSIHIEEYEVMARDTKLGPEEITRDIPNVSEEALKNLDEAGIVHIGAEVAPGDILVGKITPKGESPMTPEEKLLRAIFGEKASDVRDTSLRVPPGDAGTVVEVRVFNRHGIDKDERAMAIEREEIERLAKDRDDEQSILDRNVYARLKEMLFGKAATAGPKGYVVGTKLNDQMFEAQPRSKWWQFAVDDDKVMTEMEALHAQYEESRKLLEQRFIDKVDKLQRGDELPPGVMKMVKVFIATKRKIQPGDKMAGRHGNKGVVSRIVPVEDMPYLEDGTSVDIVLNPLGVPSRMNVGQILETHLGWACAGMGKKIDEMVRAYQRNGDLKPLRLEVQELFAGDETITDLDDDGLVRLGEHLSKGVSIATPVFDGAKEADIVTMLERAGLKASGQSTVFDGRSGEQFDRQVTVGYIYMLKLDHLVDNKIHARSIGPYSLVTQQPLGGKAQFGGQRFGEMEVWALEAYGAAYTLQEMLTIKSDDVAGRTKVYEAIVRGDDTFEAGIPESFNVLVKEIRSLGLNVELENREIEDENQAEAELAPPQEAAE; via the coding sequence ATGGCTACCACGTTCAACGGCCGCCGCAAGGTTCGTAAATCCTTCGGTTCCATTCGCGAAGTCACGGAGATGCCCAATCTGATCGAGGTCCAGAAGGCCTCCTATGATCAGTTCCTCCTCGTGGACGAGCCCAAGGGCGGGCGTCCCGACGAAGGGCTTCAGTCCGTCTTCCGTTCGGTCTTCCCGATCACCGACTTTTCCAATACGGCCTCTCTCGAATTCGTGAAGTACGAGTTCGAGCAGCCCAAGTATGACATCGACGAGTGCCGTGCGCGCGACATTACCTTCGCTGCCCCGCTCAAGGTCACGCTGCGCCTGATCGTGTTTGAAGTGGACGAGGAAACCGGCGCCCGCTCCGTCAAGGACATCAAGGAGCAGGACGTCTATATGGGCGACATGCCGTTCATGACCATGAACGGTACTTTTATCGTCAATGGCACCGAGCGCGTCATCGTCTCCCAGATGCACCGTTCGCCTGGCGTGTTCTTCGATCACGACAAGGGCAAGACCCATTCGTCGGGCAAGCTGCTGTTTGCCGGCCGCATCATTCCCTACCGTGGTTCCTGGCTCGATATCGAATTCGACGCCAAGGACGTGGTCTATGCGCGCATCGATCGCCGCCGCAAGATTCCGGTCACCTCGCTGCTCAAGGCGCTTGGCATGGATGCCGAGGAAATCCTCCGCACCTATTACAATACGCTGCAGTACGAAAAGACCGAGAAGGGCTGGCGCGTTCCTTACGATGCCGAGAAGTGGAAGGGCGCCAAGCCGACCCACGACCTGATCGACGCCAAGACCGGCGACGTCGTCCATGAAGGCGGCAAGAAGCTCTCGGCCCGCCAGGCCAAGAAGCTGGCTGAAAACGGCCTCACGCACCTGCTGGCGGTCGATGAAGACCTCTATGGCATGTATGTGGCCGAGGACCTGATCAACATGAAGACCGGCGAGGTCTACATGGAGGCTGGTGACGAGCTCGACGAGAAGAGCCTCGCCAAGCTGGTCGAGCTGGGCTTTGACGAGCTGCCGATCCTGGATATCGATCACATCTCGATCGGTGCCTATATCCGCAACACGCTGGCCGTGGACAAGAACGAGAGCCGCGAAGACGCGCTGTTCGACATCTATCGCGTCATGCGCCCCGGCGAGCCGCCGACCGTCGATACCGCCGAAGCCATGTTCCAGTCGCTGTTCTTTGACAGCGAGCGCTATGACCTGTCCGCCGTTGGCCGCGTCAAGATGAACATGCGCCTCGAGCTCGATGCGCCCGACACCATGCGCACGCTGCGCAAGGAAGATATCGTTGAAGTCGTCCGGACCCTCGTCGACCTGCGCGATGGCCGTGGCGAAATCGACGACATCGACAATCTCGGCAACCGCCGCGTTCGCTCCGTCGGCGAACTCATGGAAAACTCCTATCGTCTTGGCCTGCTCCGTATGGAACGCGCCATCAAGGAGCGCATGAGCTCGGTCGAAATCGACACGGTGATGCCGCAGGACCTGATCAACGCCAAGCCGGCTGCTGCCGCTGTGCGTGAATTCTTCGGTTCCTCGCAGCTGTCGCAGTTCATGGATCAGACCAATCCGCTCTCGGAAATCACCCACAAGCGTCGCCTGTCGGCGCTTGGGCCGGGTGGTCTCACCCGTGAGCGCGCCGGCTTTGAAGTCCGCGACGTGCATCCGACCCATTATGGCCGTATCTGCCCGATCGAGACGCCGGAAGGCCCGAATATCGGTCTGATCAACTCGCTGTCGACCTTCGCCCGCGTCAACAAGTACGGTTTCATCGAGACCCCGTACCGCAAGATCGTGGACGGCGTGTTGACCGAGGACGTGGTCTACCTCTCCGCCATGGAAGAGGCCAAGCACTACGTCGCCCAGGCCAACGTGCAGTTCAACAAGGACGGCACGCTGCAGGACGATCTGGTCGTGGCGCGCCACGCTGGTGACAACGGCCTGACGCCCAAGGAAAACGTCGACCTTATGGACGTTTCCCCCAAGCAGATGGTGTCGGTTGCCGCCTCGCTGATCCCGTTCCTGGAAAACGACGACGCCAACCGTGCTCTGATGGGCTCGAACATGCAGCGTCAGGCTGTGCCGCTGTTGCGCGCTCATGCGCCCTTCGTCGGCACCGGCATGGAAGCTGTCGTGGCGCGTGACTCGGGCGCCGCTATTGTCGCCAAGCGCAAGGGTATCGTCGATCAGGTGGACGCCACCCGTATCGTTATCCGTGCCACCGAAGAAACCGATGCGTCCAAGTCGGGCGTGGACATCTACAATCTGATGAAGTTCCAGCGGTCGAACCAGTCGACCTGCATCAATCAGCGTCCGCTGGTTGTGGTTGGCGATCACGTCAACCAGGGCGACATCATTGCCGATGGTCCCTCGACCGAGCTGGGCGATCTGGCTCTCGGCCGTAACGTGCTCGTCGCGTTCATGCCCTGGAATGGCTACAACTTCGAAGACTCCATCCTGCTCAGCGAGAAGATCGCCATGCAGGACGTCTTCACCTCGATCCATATCGAGGAATATGAAGTGATGGCCCGCGATACCAAGCTTGGCCCCGAGGAAATCACCCGCGACATTCCGAACGTTTCGGAAGAAGCGCTGAAGAACCTCGACGAAGCCGGTATCGTTCACATCGGTGCCGAAGTGGCGCCGGGCGACATCCTGGTCGGCAAGATCACCCCCAAGGGTGAATCGCCGATGACGCCGGAAGAAAAGCTCCTCCGCGCCATCTTCGGCGAGAAGGCCTCGGACGTTCGCGACACCTCCCTGCGCGTGCCGCCGGGCGATGCTGGTACTGTTGTTGAAGTGCGCGTGTTCAATCGCCACGGCATCGACAAGGACGAGCGCGCCATGGCTATCGAGCGCGAGGAAATCGAGCGTCTTGCCAAGGACCGTGACGACGAACAGTCGATCCTGGACCGTAACGTCTATGCGCGTCTGAAAGAAATGCTGTTCGGCAAGGCCGCTACCGCTGGCCCCAAGGGCTATGTCGTGGGCACCAAGCTCAATGACCAGATGTTCGAGGCGCAGCCCCGTTCGAAGTGGTGGCAGTTCGCGGTCGATGACGACAAGGTCATGACCGAGATGGAAGCTCTTCATGCCCAGTATGAAGAGAGCCGCAAGTTGCTCGAACAGCGCTTCATCGACAAGGTCGACAAGCTGCAGCGCGGTGACGAACTTCCGCCGGGCGTGATGAAGATGGTCAAGGTCTTCATCGCAACCAAGCGCAAGATTCAGCCGGGCGACAAGATGGCCGGCCGCCATGGTAACAAGGGCGTCGTGTCCCGCATCGTTCCCGTGGAAGACATGCCGTACCTCGAAGATGGTACATCGGTTGATATCGTGCTGAACCCGCTGGGCGTGCCCTCGCGCATGAATGTGGGCCAGATCCTCGAGACGCACCTGGGCTGGGCTTGCGCCGGCATGGGCAAGAAGATCGACGAGATGGTTCGTGCCTATCAGCGCAATGGCGATCTCAAGCCCCTGCGCCTGGAAGTCCAGGAGCTCTTTGCGGGCGACGAGACGATCACGGACCTCGATGACGATGGTCTCGTGCGTCTGGGCGAACACCTCTCCAAGGGCGTGTCGATCGCGACCCCGGTGTTCGACGGCGCCAAGGAAGCCGATATCGTCACGATGCTGGAGCGGGCAGGGCTCAAGGCCTCCGGCCAGTCCACCGTGTTCGACGGTCGCTCCGGCGAGCAGTTCGATCGTCAGGTGACGGTTGGGTATATCTATATGCTCAAGCTGGACCACCTGGTGGACAACAAGATCCACGCCCGTTCGATCGGTCCTTACTCGCTGGTCACCCAGCAGCCGCTGGGCGGCAAGGCCCAGTTCGGCGGTCAGCGCTTCGGCGAGATGGAAGTGTGGGCTCTGGAAGCCTATGGCGCGGCTTATACGCTCCAGGAAATGCTCACCATCAAGTCGGACGACGTGGCCGGCCGCACCAAGGTCTACGAAGCCATCGTGCGTGGCGACGATACTTTCGAGGCGGGTATCCCCGAAAGCTTCAACGTTCTGGTCAAGGAAATCCGGTCGCTCGGGCTCAATGTTGAGCTTGAGAACCGCGAGATCGAAGACGAGAACCAGGCTGAAGCGGAGCTCGCACCTCCTCAGGAAGCGGCGGAATAA
- the rpoC gene encoding DNA-directed RNA polymerase subunit beta', protein MNHHSHVMDPFNPAVPVQTFDQMKISIASPEKILSWSYGEIKKPETINYRTFKPERDGLFCARIFGPVKDYECLCGKYKRMKFKGVICEKCGVEVTLSRVRRERMGHIELAAPVAHIWFLKSLPSRIALLLDMTLKDIERILYFENYVVLDAGLTPFTTHELLTEEQYLDAQDEYGADSFTAKIGAEAIRDILIALDLEKIAADLRVEIAESTTELKPKKLAKRLKIVEQFIVSGNKPEWMIMTVIPVIPPELRPLVPLDGGRFATSDLNDLYRRVINRNNRLKRLIELRAPDIIIRNEKRMLQEAVDALFDNGRRGRTITGANKRPLKSLSDMLKGKQGRFRQNLLGKRVDYSGRSVITVGPNLKLHQCGLPKKMALELFKPFIYSRLEAKGFSSTVKQAKKLVEKEKPEVWDILDEVIREHPVLLNRAPTLHRLGIQAFEPILIEGKAIRLHPLVCSAFNADFDGDQMAVHVPLSLEAQLEARVLMMSTNNILHPANGQPIIVPSQDIVLGLYYLSLMNEGEPGQGMVFGSYAELEHALDNKVVTLHTKIKGRVVSFDENGKETTEIVETTPGRMLIGQILPKHPAVPYATANQLMTKKMISKMIDTVYRGCGQKETVIFCDRVMQLGFKNACDAGISFGKDDMVIPQSKYSIVEATRKQVEEFEQQYNDGLITQGEKYNKVVDAWAKCGDKVAEEMMKGIAAVQIDAETKRQKPINSVYMMSHSGARGSPAQMKQLAGMRGLMARPDGSIIETPITANFKEGLNVLEYFNSTHGARKGLADTALKTANSGYLTRRLVDVAQDAIIVAEDCGTERGLTMEPIVDAGQIVASIGQRVLGRTAADDINHPLTGDLIAAKGTLLEEKHVDIIEEARIQSIRIRSPLTCDMRQGTCAACYGRDLARGTPVNMGEAVGVIAAQSIGEPGTQLTMRTFHIGGTAQVVDSSFLEAGAEGKIAIRNPNVAKVEGGKLVVMARNVSLAILDADGKERATHKVTYGSKLLIKEGDMVRRGQRLAEWDPYTRPILAEVEGEVVFEDLVDGASVAENTDEATGFTKRVVIDWRTNQRGDGLKPALAIARGGAVAKVERGGDARYLLSVDAVIAVEPGEKVAPGDVLARIPLESAKTKDITGGLPRVAELFEARRPKDHAIIAEIDGTIRFGRDYKNKRRVIIEPTEDGADPVEYLIPKGKPFHLQEGDPIEKGEYILDGNPAPHDILAIKGVEELARYLVNEIQEVYRLQGVLINDKHIEVIVRQMLQKVEIVDPGESGLLKDEQLDKLDFDELNDALVSEGKKPATANPVLLGITKASLQTRSFVSAASFQETTRVLTEAAVSGKADLLEGLKENVIVGRLIPAGTGAGISSAKLIASKRDDLILDERRRQANTQAIPAPTPAE, encoded by the coding sequence ATGAACCATCATTCCCACGTCATGGACCCGTTCAACCCGGCCGTTCCGGTGCAGACCTTCGATCAGATGAAGATCTCCATCGCCTCGCCCGAGAAAATCCTGTCCTGGTCGTACGGCGAGATCAAAAAGCCGGAAACCATCAACTATCGTACGTTCAAGCCCGAACGCGATGGCCTGTTCTGCGCGCGCATCTTTGGCCCTGTGAAGGACTATGAATGCTTGTGCGGCAAGTACAAGCGCATGAAGTTCAAGGGCGTCATCTGCGAAAAGTGCGGTGTCGAAGTCACCCTGAGCCGCGTTCGCCGCGAGCGCATGGGCCATATCGAGCTGGCTGCGCCGGTCGCCCACATCTGGTTCCTGAAGTCCCTGCCGAGCCGCATCGCCCTGCTGCTCGACATGACGCTGAAGGATATTGAGCGTATCCTGTACTTCGAGAACTACGTCGTTCTCGATGCCGGCCTCACGCCCTTCACGACGCATGAACTGCTGACCGAAGAGCAGTATCTGGACGCCCAGGACGAATATGGCGCCGACAGCTTCACCGCCAAGATCGGCGCCGAAGCTATCCGCGATATCCTGATCGCCCTCGATCTCGAAAAGATTGCGGCCGATCTGCGCGTGGAAATTGCTGAGTCCACCACGGAACTTAAGCCCAAGAAGCTCGCCAAGCGCCTCAAGATCGTCGAGCAGTTCATCGTCTCGGGCAACAAGCCCGAATGGATGATCATGACCGTCATCCCGGTCATTCCGCCCGAGCTGCGCCCGCTGGTGCCGCTGGATGGTGGCCGCTTTGCCACGTCCGATCTGAACGACCTCTATCGCCGCGTCATCAACCGCAACAACCGGTTGAAGCGCCTGATCGAGCTGCGTGCGCCTGATATCATCATCCGCAACGAGAAGCGCATGCTGCAGGAAGCTGTGGACGCGCTGTTCGACAACGGCCGCCGTGGCCGCACCATTACCGGTGCCAACAAGCGTCCGCTCAAGTCGCTGTCCGACATGCTCAAGGGCAAGCAGGGCCGCTTCCGCCAGAACCTGCTCGGCAAGCGCGTCGACTATTCGGGCCGTTCGGTCATCACCGTGGGTCCGAACCTCAAGCTGCACCAGTGCGGCCTGCCCAAGAAGATGGCGCTCGAGCTGTTCAAGCCGTTCATCTACTCGCGCCTCGAAGCCAAGGGCTTCAGCTCGACCGTCAAACAGGCCAAGAAGCTGGTCGAGAAGGAAAAGCCCGAGGTTTGGGATATCCTGGATGAAGTGATCCGCGAGCACCCGGTTCTGCTGAACCGCGCTCCGACGCTGCACCGTCTGGGCATCCAGGCTTTCGAGCCGATCCTGATCGAGGGCAAGGCCATCCGTCTGCACCCGCTCGTCTGCTCGGCCTTCAACGCCGACTTCGACGGCGACCAGATGGCCGTGCACGTTCCGCTGTCGCTCGAAGCGCAGCTGGAAGCGCGCGTCTTGATGATGTCGACCAACAACATCCTGCACCCTGCCAACGGCCAGCCGATCATCGTGCCGTCCCAGGATATCGTGCTGGGCCTCTACTACCTCTCGCTCATGAACGAGGGTGAGCCGGGCCAGGGCATGGTGTTCGGTTCCTATGCCGAGCTCGAACATGCGCTCGACAACAAGGTCGTCACGCTTCACACCAAGATCAAAGGCCGCGTCGTTTCGTTCGATGAGAACGGCAAGGAAACCACCGAGATCGTGGAGACCACGCCGGGCCGCATGCTCATCGGCCAGATTCTGCCCAAGCATCCGGCCGTGCCGTATGCAACGGCCAATCAGCTGATGACCAAGAAGATGATCTCCAAGATGATCGACACGGTATACCGTGGCTGCGGTCAGAAGGAGACTGTGATCTTCTGTGACCGCGTGATGCAGCTGGGCTTCAAGAACGCCTGCGACGCCGGCATCTCGTTCGGCAAGGACGACATGGTTATCCCGCAGTCGAAATATTCGATCGTGGAAGCCACGCGCAAGCAGGTCGAAGAGTTCGAGCAGCAGTACAATGACGGCCTGATCACTCAGGGCGAAAAGTACAACAAGGTGGTCGACGCCTGGGCCAAGTGTGGCGACAAGGTTGCCGAAGAGATGATGAAGGGCATTGCTGCCGTTCAGATCGACGCGGAAACCAAGCGCCAGAAGCCGATCAACTCGGTTTACATGATGAGCCATTCGGGTGCCCGTGGTTCACCGGCCCAGATGAAGCAGCTGGCCGGTATGCGCGGCCTGATGGCCCGTCCGGACGGCTCGATCATCGAGACCCCGATCACGGCTAACTTCAAGGAAGGCCTGAACGTTCTCGAGTACTTCAACTCGACCCACGGTGCCCGTAAGGGTCTGGCCGACACCGCGCTCAAGACCGCCAATTCGGGTTACCTGACCCGTCGTCTGGTGGACGTGGCGCAGGACGCCATCATCGTGGCCGAGGATTGCGGCACCGAGCGTGGTCTGACCATGGAGCCCATCGTCGATGCCGGCCAGATCGTTGCTTCGATCGGCCAGCGCGTGCTGGGCCGTACCGCGGCTGACGACATCAACCATCCGCTGACCGGCGATCTGATCGCCGCAAAGGGGACGTTGCTGGAAGAAAAGCATGTCGACATCATCGAGGAAGCCCGGATCCAGTCGATCCGCATCCGCTCCCCGCTGACCTGCGATATGCGCCAGGGTACCTGCGCGGCCTGCTATGGCCGTGACCTTGCTCGCGGTACCCCCGTGAACATGGGTGAAGCTGTCGGCGTTATCGCCGCTCAGTCGATCGGTGAACCGGGCACCCAGCTCACCATGCGCACGTTCCACATCGGTGGTACGGCTCAGGTGGTCGACAGCTCGTTCCTGGAAGCCGGTGCGGAAGGCAAGATCGCCATCCGTAACCCCAACGTTGCCAAGGTCGAGGGCGGCAAGCTTGTCGTCATGGCCCGTAACGTGTCGCTCGCCATCCTCGATGCCGACGGCAAGGAACGCGCCACCCACAAGGTGACCTATGGTTCCAAGCTCCTGATCAAGGAAGGCGATATGGTTCGCCGTGGCCAGCGTTTGGCCGAATGGGACCCCTACACCCGTCCGATCCTCGCTGAAGTTGAGGGTGAGGTCGTGTTCGAGGATCTCGTTGACGGTGCGTCGGTTGCGGAAAACACCGACGAGGCGACGGGCTTCACCAAGCGCGTTGTCATCGACTGGCGTACCAATCAGCGCGGTGACGGCCTCAAGCCGGCCCTCGCGATTGCCCGCGGCGGTGCCGTGGCCAAGGTGGAACGCGGCGGCGACGCCCGTTACCTGCTCTCGGTTGACGCCGTTATCGCGGTCGAGCCCGGCGAGAAGGTTGCCCCCGGTGACGTGCTGGCCCGTATTCCGTTGGAATCGGCCAAGACCAAGGACATCACGGGCGGTCTGCCGCGCGTGGCTGAATTGTTCGAAGCCCGCCGTCCCAAGGATCACGCCATCATCGCCGAGATCGATGGTACGATCCGCTTCGGCCGCGACTATAAGAACAAGCGTCGCGTCATCATCGAGCCGACCGAGGACGGTGCTGATCCGGTTGAATACCTGATCCCGAAGGGCAAGCCCTTCCACCTTCAGGAAGGCGACCCGATCGAAAAGGGCGAGTACATCCTCGACGGCAACCCGGCGCCGCATGACATTCTGGCCATCAAGGGCGTGGAAGAGCTTGCTCGTTACCTCGTCAATGAAATCCAGGAAGTCTACCGTCTGCAGGGCGTGTTGATTAACGACAAGCACATCGAGGTGATCGTTCGCCAGATGCTGCAGAAGGTCGAGATCGTGGATCCAGGCGAGTCCGGCCTGCTCAAGGACGAGCAGCTCGACAAGCTGGACTTCGACGAGCTCAACGACGCTCTGGTCAGCGAAGGCAAGAAGCCGGCTACCGCCAATCCGGTGCTGCTCGGCATCACCAAGGCGTCGCTGCAGACCCGTTCGTTCGTGTCGGCCGCCTCGTTCCAGGAAACCACCCGCGTCCTCACCGAGGCGGCAGTTTCCGGCAAGGCCGATCTGCTCGAAGGTCTCAAGGAGAACGTCATTGTCGGCCGCCTGATCCCGGCCGGTACCGGTGCCGGCATCTCCTCGGCCAAGCTGATCGCGTCCAAGCGCGACGACCTGATCCTCGACGAACGCCGCCGCCAGGCCAATACCCAGGCGATCCCGGCTCCGACGCCAGCCGAGTAA
- a CDS encoding esterase-like activity of phytase family protein, whose translation MTKMTLLAALAVAMLSTSAFAQTQFDATLKAHAQLPAQTFVPAPADAPYGLSMSGRFTSGTRVETPYGWANPASGIAMPFPGQPVQGMSGIRSLGDDRFLLLTDNGFGNKANSSDAMLMFNIMKMDWETGKVGIERTVFLKDPNRVVPFPIVTEHSDSRYLTGADFDPESIQPVGDHYWIGDEFGPWLIEVDADGVVLQVVATNPGGVDYKSPDNQFVSTPAAGAVVTGVNTGRSGGYEGMAQSMDGKTLYPLLEKPFYDEEAKALELIDGKPVLRMLEFDVAGASWNDKIRYYPLEDATHAIGDFNIIDGTRGLIIERDNNEGDDGREKAAAFKRVYLVDLEKADANGVLEKLAYIDLMAIKDPDGIAPRGTKDGVFTFPFVTIEDVDLVDPTTIVVANDNNYPGSTGREAGRADDNEYILLDVADFLKAE comes from the coding sequence ATGACCAAGATGACGCTGCTTGCCGCGCTTGCCGTCGCGATGCTTTCGACTTCCGCCTTCGCCCAGACCCAATTCGACGCCACGCTCAAGGCGCATGCCCAGCTTCCGGCGCAGACTTTCGTGCCCGCTCCGGCTGATGCGCCCTATGGCCTCTCCATGTCGGGGCGCTTTACCTCCGGCACCCGCGTCGAGACGCCCTATGGCTGGGCCAATCCGGCATCAGGCATTGCCATGCCATTCCCCGGCCAGCCCGTGCAGGGCATGTCCGGCATCCGTTCGCTGGGCGATGACCGCTTCCTGCTGTTGACCGACAACGGCTTCGGCAACAAGGCCAATTCCTCCGACGCCATGCTGATGTTCAACATCATGAAGATGGATTGGGAAACCGGCAAAGTCGGCATCGAACGCACCGTGTTCCTCAAGGATCCCAACCGCGTCGTGCCGTTCCCGATCGTCACCGAGCATAGCGACAGCCGCTACCTCACCGGCGCCGATTTCGATCCCGAATCCATCCAGCCGGTGGGCGACCATTACTGGATTGGCGACGAGTTCGGCCCCTGGCTGATCGAAGTTGATGCCGATGGCGTGGTGCTGCAGGTCGTCGCCACCAATCCGGGCGGTGTGGACTACAAGTCGCCGGACAACCAGTTCGTCTCGACCCCGGCTGCTGGCGCCGTGGTAACCGGCGTCAATACCGGCCGTTCGGGCGGTTACGAGGGCATGGCGCAGTCGATGGATGGCAAGACACTTTATCCGCTGCTGGAAAAGCCGTTCTACGACGAAGAGGCCAAGGCCCTCGAACTCATCGACGGCAAGCCGGTCCTGCGCATGCTGGAATTCGATGTCGCCGGCGCGAGCTGGAACGACAAGATCCGCTACTATCCGCTCGAAGACGCCACCCATGCGATCGGCGATTTCAACATCATCGATGGCACCCGCGGGCTGATCATCGAGCGCGACAATAATGAAGGCGACGATGGCCGCGAAAAAGCCGCCGCCTTCAAGCGCGTCTACCTCGTCGATCTGGAAAAGGCCGATGCGAATGGCGTGTTGGAAAAGCTGGCCTATATCGACCTGATGGCCATCAAGGACCCCGATGGCATTGCGCCGCGCGGCACCAAGGACGGCGTCTTCACCTTCCCCTTCGTGACCATTGAAGATGTCGACCTGGTCGATCCGACCACCATCGTCGTCGCCAATGACAACAACTATCCCGGCTCGACAGGCCGCGAAGCCGGCCGTGCCGACGACAACGAGTACATCCTGCTCGACGTCGCCGACTTCCTCAAGGCCGAGTAA
- a CDS encoding esterase-like activity of phytase family protein has translation MKNILAPCLIGLATLIAAPALGQDAPFKVELLGSITLPTGLSIAGEEFGGISGLDYDPAADIYYAISDDRSQNAPARFYTLRLKADAEGVHGVDIVASHLLRDAAGNIFPAKGIDPESIRYNAATRTIFWTTENDVAGNPGVYESRLDGSFLRALAVPDYYKPTADGSSGIYGNLAFESLAISADGTLVLAGTENALAQDGAKATLEAGSPSRIISFDIASGQPTAEQIYETGLIHAKATAEPPYNDNGLSEFMVFDDSHLLAVERSFAAGLGNEINFYLVDLSGATNVNGRPSIKGETVEPAAKQRVFKIGEGDFDLDIDNIESVTFGPEIDGKRTLVIASDNNFNPNGQFTQFVVFTLN, from the coding sequence ATGAAGAATATCCTAGCGCCGTGCCTGATCGGCCTGGCCACTCTGATTGCCGCGCCCGCCCTGGGCCAGGACGCGCCGTTCAAGGTCGAGCTGCTCGGCTCGATCACCCTGCCGACCGGCCTTTCTATCGCCGGCGAGGAATTCGGCGGTATTTCCGGCCTCGACTATGATCCGGCAGCCGACATCTATTACGCCATCTCCGACGACCGCTCGCAGAATGCGCCCGCACGCTTCTATACCCTGCGCCTCAAGGCCGATGCCGAGGGCGTGCATGGCGTCGATATCGTCGCCAGCCACCTGCTGCGCGATGCCGCCGGCAATATCTTCCCGGCCAAGGGCATCGACCCCGAGTCGATCCGCTATAACGCTGCCACCCGCACGATTTTCTGGACCACCGAGAATGACGTGGCCGGCAATCCGGGCGTCTATGAATCGCGCCTGGACGGCAGCTTCCTGCGTGCCTTGGCCGTGCCGGATTACTATAAGCCGACCGCCGATGGCTCGTCGGGCATCTATGGTAACCTGGCCTTTGAAAGCCTGGCTATTTCCGCCGATGGCACATTGGTGCTGGCCGGCACGGAAAATGCCCTGGCCCAGGATGGCGCCAAGGCGACGCTCGAAGCGGGCAGCCCCTCGCGCATCATCTCGTTCGACATTGCCAGCGGTCAGCCAACCGCCGAGCAGATCTACGAGACCGGCCTAATCCACGCCAAGGCCACGGCCGAGCCGCCCTATAATGACAATGGCCTCTCCGAATTCATGGTGTTCGACGACAGCCACCTGCTCGCCGTCGAACGCTCCTTCGCCGCAGGCCTGGGCAATGAGATCAATTTCTATCTCGTCGACCTGTCCGGGGCGACCAATGTCAATGGCAGACCCTCGATCAAGGGCGAGACCGTTGAGCCGGCCGCCAAGCAGCGTGTGTTCAAGATCGGGGAAGGGGACTTCGACCTCGATATCGACAATATCGAATCCGTGACCTTCGGCCCCGAGATCGATGGCAAGCGCACGCTGGTCATTGCCTCGGACAATAATTTCAATCCCAACGGCCAGTTTACCCAGTTCGTGGTCTTCACGCTGAACTAG